A window of Candidatus Caldatribacterium sp. contains these coding sequences:
- a CDS encoding transposase encodes QVDGGSEFYGEFEEACREYGIELFVLPPRSPKLNGVVERLNRTFREEFWAYYDDAVDLKTMRDHLKRWTEEVYNRRRPHWSLGRGLPGST; translated from the coding sequence CAAGTAGATGGAGGGAGTGAGTTCTATGGGGAGTTTGAGGAGGCCTGCAGAGAATATGGCATTGAGCTCTTCGTCCTTCCTCCCCGTTCCCCCAAACTCAATGGGGTGGTGGAACGGTTGAACCGGACCTTCCGGGAAGAGTTCTGGGCTTACTACGATGATGCTGTTGATCTCAAGACCATGAGGGACCACCTCAAGAGGTGGACGGAAGAGGTGTATAATCGAAGAAGACCTCATTGGAGTTTAGGGAGAGGACTCCCTGGGAGTACCTGA